The following nucleotide sequence is from Ornithodoros turicata isolate Travis chromosome 2, ASM3712646v1, whole genome shotgun sequence.
GGAATGTCCTGTGCCGAAACGCCCGCATACCGCTACGATGACACAAAATCTAGATGAGCGGCTGATTTTATCTCACCCTATTGGCTGCCTTTTATACCGATTCGGCTGTGCCGTCCTGTGTTTCCTATGTCTCAATTCTTGGCGTTTCCGCACAAAAATATTGATACACCGCCATGCTTAAAAGAAAAGTACGTAGGGCTTAATGTATAAGCACAAATCAAATACGTACAACGTGACATAGGTGAGGTAACGAAGATCTCAGACCAAGTACCCATACAGGGCAAGCTTGTCGAAATTTTGGCTATATACATACCGGTTCTTCGTTCGTGGCTGTGGTGTCCTGCAGATAGAAGGCTTGTAGGACATTGCACGAAAGCAGAAGCAGGACCAAGCCAAAACATAGGACGATCTTCATGTTGTTCGGGTCGTGAATGCTTGGTCGGAGAATGCTCGCTTCTTATAAAGCGACTCTCGGCGGACAGACACACTGAAGAATGCTATTGACGTCAGTGCGGTAAAAACTTCCATATAAGTGCATGACCGAAAGTATACTGAACATTGCAAGAAACGGGAGGAATAATGTAAGCACACGCTGCGCTGACGTTTCCTATACGTCACGTCTGTCCAGCTAGACGGTCTAAAGTGTATGTAACGTGTAAAGCGTATGTATAAGAACGTGATGATTCGCATATACAGAAGTGCTTCTGAAACTTTGCTAGTTTACatagacacacacaaacaaaagcgGTCTGTCTCTCTTGTGGTGTAACATGCAGTAATCCGATGGCAATCGTTGAACTGCCGATAAGTGCGGGGATCGTTTTAACGCGATGGAAAGTAATGAATCGTTCAGAGGCAAACAggcagacaaacacaacagaagcctcaaattgcctttATCTGCCACATTCCGGTAGTTTCAAATTGCGTGTAACGGAAATGAGTCAAACATAGAAGCACCAGTGCTACGATGTAATGCTACAAAAGAGAAAGCGCAATGTGGGGGTTTGGCGTTAAGAAAAAATATTTGGCCGCATCATCGATATGGTGaactagaatgaatggtgtgctgaacggcGATTATATACGACAAGAAAGGCCATGTGGGCGCTACCAAGGGCTCACTGCCGCTCATCGCACCGTCATGGCCACATGACCCCATGTGCAAAAGGGCACCTGGTACCGCTAGGGAGTACCCGCGATGGGCGAAATTGAAGCAATCAACGTCTGATAAGGGGGGGATGTGGCCGTGCTGATATACGTCACACTTAGCAGATATGACTATGACAGTAGGACATTCGCGCTTTGAAATGTGGTGGTATAGAGGCATTAGAAACTTTTAGGAAACCGTCGATAAGGTTGTATACGTGGAACCGTATCAGTCGGAACCATTCAGTAGATAAGATTCCCCGTAACACTCACACACCACCGTGATTGGCTCCGATATACGCACGATAACCTAGGGATAACCTAGATAAGCTTTCGCATACAAGTCCAGAACGGGGCTTATACACTGCTTATACGACTATGTCACTGCTTCCCCCCTTTTTCCAGGCTGTTCCCGATGCCACAGGTATTCCATTGCTGTGCATGAACGCCAGTACACAAAGCTGAGGGTGAAATTGTATTATTTTATTTGACAGTTAATATAATCCGAGTGAATCAGCTGGGCTAGAAACCATCCCAGCAATGGGCAACAACACGTGCCAACAGAAGTAAGTCTTCCTACTGACTGAACTGAGATTACGTGTTATAGTAGAGTTTCTCATAGAAGTTCTCAGTACGGGCTCCATTCtgagcacaggggtgacatccTATGCATTgttccgtagacgaaagcgcgttgggcgaacgcaatgcatcctggacaggttcTGGTCGCACGTCGCAacaaacgtcaaggcgcaccacgtgaccttaaagTGGCGGTTCCCGTGATCGGCGACCAAACGGTTTGTAAGCAATGCGGGTGCTGTTCCTGCGCGACGTTCTGGATGCCTTTTGATCGCGGTAactatttttatccgataatctctgTTTCTTAATACTGTTAATaatactgtttcttcgatattttcaAGAACTGTcccagtaattcttgtgattctaaaagtaatgtttattggagattagtagtcggtcataagttcattgtgtattacttagctatcacgtgacgggagtactccattcatgacttttttagctgttgcgggGCGCAACCCGCCGCCGCCCGATTTAATTTTTTCTAATTGATGCTCtgtaataattaacgcgctttgagtgcttaggctctatgtgaggcatcacacaggcaaacactaccaggtcgcacacagaaacaggggggtaaaatttcactttacagtttaTTTAACATCCGCTTCCCTTGCGGTACCATTCCAACTCCGCGAGGGATGATTTTGCTTTATTCTGGCACGGACTCACAGTAAAAGGGACCATCTATGAAtgtgtacagctcccgtcaaccttaataataacactagAAAAACAAAATATGGCCTCGTTCTCGAGCGCGATTACGGCGACCCTGGAGGCCTTGAAGAAATATTAATCCACCTAAATTATTGCGACAATTTTACCCGATGATTTTATTCCCCCCTCATGCCCTCAGGGTGGCTTTTATCGTACTCAGAAATGAGAACGGAGATTTTTTTCCCCCCAGTGtcattattaaggttgaccggagctgtaccagCTTTAAAATGAACAACACGAGTACCTTTCCCGCGCATATTTCTCGTCTGACCGCATCCGTACCATCCACATTGATTACATATTCCTTTTAGTCACAGTGAATATTAAAGCAAACTCTCCTCGGTTGTCCTGCATTCCTGACTGGAATTCTTTGCCTTCAAGTTTGTTGCACATTTGCGGAAAGCCTTTTTGAAACGATTAGTGTAACTGAATAagcccattttcaacaaatcgggagagagagagacaacgatgtcattcgggatgatggttggctagctgcGTGCTTTGCAGTCAAGCCGTGTTGTGAGAGTGATATACTAGTTTGAGGGTATATATCACGAAATGCCGCCGTTAAGGATCCGCCCTTTAAAATCCCATACGTTCAAAATTCCAAACGACGCTGTAGCGTAACATTGCACGCGCGCGCGCCCAACTACGCGGAGCcctcctatatatatatagccccGTCAGGAACactaaaaaaaattatatatatattttttctagcCTAACCAAATTCCGACTATAGCTGCCGATCTGATGTGGCCGCCGTGCTATGCCTAACGGTCGCCAAAAAAAACTCGTTTTTATTCACGACAACGACTTCTTCAAGACGTCATCACGCAAAACTGAGCGATTTGTCAGTATTATTCAACGCTATCGTCGCACGATTTTTCGACATTGAATCTTTAACGTAGAAATCGGTGATTTTGAACATCTGGGATTTTAAACTGTGCGATATCGTGGTATATACCcgatagtttttttctttcgttagtGCTTGTTTGTCTCGTTGTACCAACCTCGTCTTCCCAGAGCGCGGTATAGCGCTGCCGTGTTTAAACCTCACACGTGTGGTTATATGGTCCGTGGAGTCAGACGGAGGTTCTTGGAACTGCATCAACGCCGGAGATCGAGATGGGTGGCATGTTATGGTTTCCTCCAATCTGCGTTTTTGTGCGATTCTTCGACTGCTACGAAGAGTGCGCAGCAATGAAACGAAACCAGGGCCTCGTACGCGGCAGCACAACCCTCGTTCAGGACACCGCTCATCTCGCCGACAATTTCAGCGAGCGACCacaaataaatcgatcaatcaatCCAGTCAATCAATCCAGGCCGATTAGTCAGccagtcaatcaatcagtcaatcaggGAGTCGATTTCTCAACGCTCTTTCAcccggcctcatttcaccacacgcacagcttACGCTgaatttcacattacaccagtCGTAACAGTCCTATAATTTTTTTCCCTTCACATCGGGAATGTTTTTTTCAAGATTTCGAAActcgcgaaccaaaaaaaaaaactacatgcggATGTAACCGAGCACAACATCTAGGGTGTCCCTCCGAAATCTTAATCTGTGTTCACCACCCTCGTGGATGGGAGTTGAGACAAAAACCTTGGAGCCATTAAAGCACAAAATGTTGTAGCAGTAACGAGACCAGCTCCGTCGATGGTCGTGCTTTAATAAACGCCGCATTGTTCGGAAATGGCGCCCATTTTTAGCGCGCCATTCACCAAAATAAGCATTTTTGCGGCGGATTCATCGGAGAGTTGGGTGGGCAAGAAAACGCCTTGCTAAAGTACGCAGAGTTCATGAGAGGCACGTTGCATCTCTCGTCCGGAGGTGGGTGTGTCTCTCCCTCAGATGTAGTAGGTGGTAGTCCGCACCATTGTACACAGAGTGCGACATAGAAAAGCTGATCTCTCGACAGGCCTTTCACGTCACCCAGATGTACCCTGGATTCTCTGGCAGCCTTCTGGTACGCCCTTAAGAGGGATAAAGTGCCGAGGGCGTCTGCCTGGTATTCCTGCGCGAAAGCAACGAGTGACCTCGCTTTCGGAACACTGTCTATGTGTTCTACATAGCACCGCTCCAGGATCTTGTACTCCGCAAGACTCTTCCGCGTAAACCACGGTGATAAGGCCCCGGTGCCATCCCTGAGACGGCCCCCTTGATCATAGCCGTGCATTATCTCGTGCGTCGTTATGAATCCCAGCATGCCATAGTTGATCTCAGGGGGGCCACCTGCGCTAAAGAGCGGTTTCATGAGGAAAGGGACACCCACTGAGATGAAGTTCGAGCTAATCATGTTGAAGCCATTGGCTTCGTTCGCGTTCAGAGGGACCGCCAGGTCGTAGAAATAATCGGAGAAACCATCCGCTGCACCTTTCCAGTCCTTCTTTGTTTGAAATGCGTTCAGCTTTAGATAATCCAGGACAAAAGGGCCGTTTAAGTCGGGGAAGTCCTTGTAGAACGCATCGACTTTTTGGGACGTATTCAGTTTAGGCGGGTATCCCAGGCGGACCTTCATCTTGGATATCTTCTGCAAGGCTCCGGAGCGTGTTTCCTCATCGAGCCACGAGCAGGTCTTAAAGGATTCTTTAATTTCGTTCACGATTCTTTCGGCCACTTCTCTGGCAGCGCTAAGTGTTTCTTCGTCAACTATCGGAAAGACCGTTGTAGAACCCGCAGCGACTGACATGGCCCCGAGGACCGTGTTAATGCACCAGAAGGTCTTGTACACCGCCACTTCATAgaggtagaggatgcatctccaGGCGAA
It contains:
- the LOC135385129 gene encoding endothelin-converting enzyme 1-like, translated to MTEADFRFFHRVFGKQRLISDEELRWLFAWRCILYLYEVAVYKTFWCINTVLGAMSVAAGSTTVFPIVDEETLSAAREVAERIVNEIKESFKTCSWLDEETRSGALQKISKMKVRLGYPPKLNTSQKVDAFYKDFPDLNGPFVLDYLKLNAFQTKKDWKGAADGFSDYFYDLAVPLNANEANGFNMISSNFISVGVPFLMKPLFSAGGPPEINYGMLGFITTHEIMHGYDQGGRLRDGTGALSPWFTRKSLAEYKILERCYVEHIDSVPKARSLVAFAQEYQADALGTLSLLRAYQKAARESRVHLGDVKGLSRDQLFYVALCVQWCGLPPTTSEGETHPPPDERCNVPLMNSAYFSKAFSCPPNSPMNPPQKCLFW